Part of the Vallitalea okinawensis genome, CACATAGAAGTTAGATCCTTTTACTTCTATCTTTCTAAAGCCAACATCCTGAGTAATATATTGCTCCCCATGAATACTTTTTAAAGTAATCATTAATGTATAAAGGAAAGGTGATTCAGCTGACCATAGATTAGGGTTTTCAATACTTGTTTTTAATATTAATTGGTTTCCTTTTTCATTCTTTATACAGGAAACTTCTTGTAGACTTGCAATGTTTAAACCATTGTCATCCATTAATAGGGCACTTAAAGTATAATCTTCTTCTTGATGATCAGTATAGTTTTTTATATCTATTATTGTTGAGAGCTCTGCATAGGTTAGGGCATCATTTAGATTCGTTTTGACATGGATATCACTTACACATAGATGAGGTTCATTGACTAACTCAACAGACCTAAATATTCCCGAAAGCCACCACATATCTTGATCTTCCAAGTAGCTTGAATCTGACCACTGATAAACACGGATTGTTATATCGTTTTCACCGACTTTGACATACTTCGTTATATCAAACTCAGATAACATACGACTCCCTTTGCTAAATCCTACTTCAACTCCATTGACCCATATATGGTAGGAGCTATCTACCCCATAGAACCTTAAGATTGATCGATTGGAACACCAATCATCTGTTAATATAAATTGGCGTTTATAGATGCCAGTGGGATTATCTACAGGGACAAATGGTGGGTCTACATGAAAAGGATACAATAAATCTGCGTAATGCATTTGACCATACCCTTTCATCTGCCAACATGATGGTACATTGATAGTATCAAATTCATCTGAAGTAAAGTCAGTCATAAAAAAATCTTTTGGGGAATACTCAGGTGCTTGTAAAAACATGAAATTCCACACCCCATCTAAACTCATTCTATTAGCATTCCCACCTCCTTTGATATCCTTTTCTGTAGTAAAAAAATTGTAATACGCCCTTGAAGGCATTCTATTACGATTTGTTATCTTAGGATTCTCCCAATCCCTTAGTGATCTTTTCATAGATAAGTTCTCCTCTCAATATGCAATAGTAGAAGTCATTTTAATCCCAATTGAAGGATTTTCTCTTATTATTAAAAACAATTTTAGCTTGTGTCTCTATATCATTACCATATATATGTATGGCTGTTGAGTCATCTACTTCAATAGCTGTTGCACAGTTATTAATACAGTTACCATATATTTCAACTTCCTCAGCACTAGAGATATAAATACCGGTGCTTTCACCATTACCATTAATTTGATTATTCTCAATAACCAGATTCTTATGAACACCAACAGCTGATTCATCACATTCAGTTAACACAGCTATTCCACAAGTATTATTATAAGTACCATCTCCATAACCACAGGCTTGGATTATATTATTTCTTATGATAATATCTCTTGTTGATGTCGATTCCCACCAACCTGTTGCGGTATCGATATGAATGCCTGTTCCAGTACAATAACTGAACTTACAGTTTTCTATAATGCAGCCTCTTGTTTGTATTAAGGCCGCCCTAGCGCGAATATCCCTGGCAATGCAATTGACAAAACGAAGCTTTGCACAATCATTAACTTTTGTAAAAACATCTCCACAATGAATTGATGTACTTAGAGGTTTTTCAAATGTAATCTTAACTTGCCATGCTTCACTATCTATCTCTGATCTTTTAATGATATTTTCAGAGAAGCACAATAAATTATTACTTTTACAAAATTCAACACGATCTCCATTAGTTGGAGCATCAAATACCATATCTTGAGTTCCATTTGGATTTAAAATAGTTGATGTAACTATCTTTCGATCCTCTGATATATTAATAATGGATTGATAAAAACCATGAACGTTGATTGCATCATCACCCATTCCTTCAAAATAACAATCCTCAAAATCAATTAGTCCTGAGCAAGATATAAAATGTGTTGCATCAGTCGATGTAGACATGATATGGCTTTCTTTTGGCTTTACTTGGAGATTTCTAAATTGTATATTCTTAGTATAGTGTCCCACTATACCCATGCCAGGATTATTATGTATGGTAACATTCTGAAAAAAGATATTTTCACATTCTAAAAGCT contains:
- a CDS encoding right-handed parallel beta-helix repeat-containing protein, encoding MKNNLIRHSNFQDASKELRARLNMSSEKDVTIKFEKDTYHFIDEKAENDFNELMAGNLDYDTHWGKSEIPYNKGITIENCNNIILDFNGSTLMMYGLIQTMLLKGSKNITIKNLTVDWWRSPFSIGEVIGSEGSKVIVKIFDDFPIKGGEPVWAIMDYDPIEKHLGEVYKFRNMTPLKLIEKQKVEFSGNFTLKPIIGSYLVIRHVGNYRPCFQLLECENIFFQNVTIHNNPGMGIVGHYTKNIQFRNLQVKPKESHIMSTSTDATHFISCSGLIDFEDCYFEGMGDDAINVHGFYQSIINISEDRKIVTSTILNPNGTQDMVFDAPTNGDRVEFCKSNNLLCFSENIIKRSEIDSEAWQVKITFEKPLSTSIHCGDVFTKVNDCAKLRFVNCIARDIRARAALIQTRGCIIENCKFSYCTGTGIHIDTATGWWESTSTRDIIIRNNIIQACGYGDGTYNNTCGIAVLTECDESAVGVHKNLVIENNQINGNGESTGIYISSAEEVEIYGNCINNCATAIEVDDSTAIHIYGNDIETQAKIVFNNKRKSFNWD